In Saccharomyces kudriavzevii IFO 1802 strain IFO1802 genome assembly, chromosome: 9, the following proteins share a genomic window:
- the LYS1 gene encoding saccharopine dehydrogenase (NAD+, L-lysine-forming) (similar to Saccharomyces cerevisiae LYS1 (YIR034C); ancestral locus Anc_2.664) — protein MFHGHNRHSLRYIRRRKERETFFSHTPSPLRNMPAVTLHLRAETKPLEARAALTPTTVKKLIAKDFKIYVEDSTQSTFNINEYRKAGAIIVPAGSWKTAPRDRIIIGLKEMPETDTFPLVHEHIQFAHCYKDQAGWQDVLTRFIKGHGTLYDLEFLENDQGRRVAAFGFYAGFAGAALGVRDWAFKQTHSDDEDLPAVSPYPNEKALVKDVTRDYKEALATGARKPTVLIIGALGRCGSGAIDLLHKIGVTDCNILKWDMKETSRGGPFEEIPQADIFINCIYLSKPIAPFTTMQELNNPNRRLRTVVDVSADTTNPHNPIPIYTVATVFNKPTVLVPTTVGPKLSVISIDHLPSLLPREASEFFSHDLLPSLELLPQRKTAPVWVRAKQLFDRHCARVRRSSRL, from the coding sequence ATGTTCCATGGTCACAATAGGCATTCACTACGTTACATcaggagaagaaaagaacgaGAAACCTTCTTTTCACACACCCCCTCCCCCCTGCGAAATATGCCTGCCGTCACTTTACATCTAAGAGCTGAAACTAAGCCTCTAGAGGCCCGTGCTGCCTTAACACCCACTACAGTCAAGAAGCTGATTGCTAAGGACTTCAAAATATACGTGGAAGACAGTACTCAATCaactttcaatatcaaCGAATACCGTAAAGCAGGTGCCATTATAGTGCCTGCCGGCTCATGGAAAACCGCCCCACGTGACAGAATCATCATAGGTTTGAAGGAAATGCCTGAAACCGACACTTTCCCCCTAGTCCACGAACATATTCAGTTTGCTCACTGTTACAAAGACCAGGCTGGATGGCAAGATGTTCTTACCAGGTTCATCAAGGGTCACGGTACTTTATACGATCTAGaatttttagaaaatgaCCAAGGTAGAAGAGTTGCTGCCTTTGGATTCTACGCTGGGTTCGCTGGTGCAGCACTTGGTGTAAGAGACTGGGCATTCAAGCAAACACATTCTGACGACGAAGATTTGCCCGCAGTGTCACCATACCCCAATGAAAAGGCGTTGGTCAAAGATGTCACCAGGGACTATAAAGAGGCCTTAGCCACGGGTGCCAGAAAACCAACTGTCTTGATCATCGGTGCTTTAGGAAGATGTGGCTCTGGTGCCATTGATCTCTTGCACAAAATCGGTGTTACCGACTGCAATATATTAAAATGGGATATGAAAGAAACCTCCCGTGGTGGTCCCTTCGAAGAGATTCCACAAGCtgatattttcatcaactGTATATACCTGTCAAAACCAATTGCACCTTTCACCACCATGCAGGAACTAAATAACCCTAACAGAAGACTAAGGACTGTAGTAGACGTATCAGCCGACACCACCAACCCTCACAACCCTATCCCAATATACACAGTGGCTACCGTATTCAACAAACCTACTGTGCTGGTACCCACCACCGTCGGACCTAAGTTATCTGTCATCTCTATCGACCATTTGCCTTCTTTATTGCCAAGAGAAGCTTCGGAATTTTTCTCTCATGACCTTCTGCCATCTCTAGAGCTACTACCTCAAAGAAAGACCGCTCCTGTTTGGGTTAGAGCTAAGCAACTATTCGATAGACATTGTGCTCGTGTCAGAAGATCTTCAAGACTATAG
- the NRE1 gene encoding sepiapterin reductase family protein (similar to Saccharomyces cerevisiae YIR035C; ancestral locus Anc_2.668): MGKVILVTGVSRGIGKSIVDVLFSLDKDTVVYGVARSEAPLKKLKEAYGDRFFYVVGDITDDSVLKQLVSDAVKGHGKIDSLVANAGVLEPVQNVNEIDVNAWRKLYDINFFSIVSLVGIALPELKKTNGSVVFVSSDACNMYFSSWGAYGSSKAALNHFAMTLANEEKQVKAIAVAPGIVDTDMQVNIRENVGPSSMSAEQLKMFRGLKEKNQLLDSSVPATVYAKLALHGIPDGVNGQYLSYNDTALKDFMP; encoded by the coding sequence ATGGGTAAAGTCATCTTGGTTACTGGTGTTTCCAGAGGTATCGGTAAGTCGATCGTGGACGTTCTTTTCAGCTTGGACAAGGACACAGTCGTGTACGGCGTGGCCAGATCAGAGGCTCcgttgaagaagttgaaagaGGCGTATGGAGACAGGTTCTTCTACGTCGTTGGCGATATTACAGACGACTCCGTATTGAAGCAGTTGGTTAGCGACGCCGTCAAGGGACACGGCAAGATCGACTCGCTGGTCGCCAATGCTGGTGTCTTAGAGCCCGTGCAAAACGTCAACGAAATTGACGTCAATGCATGGAGGAAGTTGTACGAcatcaatttcttcagcaTCGTTTCCCTGGTTGGCATTGCGCTGCCcgaattgaagaagactAACGGTAGCGTCGTCTTCGTCAGTTCCGACGCCTGCAACATGTACTTCAGCAGTTGGGGTGCGTATGGCTCCTCGAAGGCCGCTTTGAACCACTTCGCCATGACCTTGGCCAACGAGGAAAAGCAGGTCAAGGCCATTGCTGTGGCACCCGGCATTGTGGACACAGACATGCAAGTCAACATCCGGGAGAATGTGGGCCCATCCTCGATGAGCGCGGAGCAATTAAAGATGTTTAGAGgtttgaaggaaaagaatCAGTTGCTGGATAGCTCTGTGCCAGCAACAGTTTACGCCAAATTGGCTCTACACGGTATTCCCGATGGCGTGAATGGCCAATACTTGAGCTACAATGATACTGCTCTGAAGGACTTTATGCCTTAA
- the IRC24 gene encoding sepiapterin reductase family protein IRC24 (similar to Saccharomyces cerevisiae IRC24 (YIR036C)) — MGKVILITGASRGIGLQLVRTVFQWDAECVVYGVARTEASLQSLQREYGADKFMYRACDITDRSQVQALVEEIRNKQGRLDSIIANAGVLEPVKSIAQSCSEHDIELWKRLFDVNFFSIVTLVTMCLPLLKSSPLVSNIVFVGSGASVKPYNGWSAYGCSKAALNHLAMDIASEEPSDKVRTVCIAPGVVNTQMQRDIRETLGPQGMTPDSLERFTQLHKNSMLLDPKVPAAVLAQLALKGIPDALNGQYLRYNDDRLGPVQG, encoded by the coding sequence atGGGCAAAGTCATTTTGATTACTGGTGCGTCTCGCGGGATTGGTCTGCAATTAGTGAGAACAGTCTTCCAATGGGACGCTGAATGCGTTGTTTACGGTGTAGCAAGAACAGAGGCTAGTCTGCAGTCTCTGCAAAGGGAATACGGCGCAGACAAATTCATGTACCGTGCCTGCGATATCACGGACAGGTCCCAGGTGCAGGCTTTGGTGGAAGAAATCCGGAACAAGCAGGGCCGGTTGGATAGCATCATTGCGAATGCAGGGGTGTTAGAGCCGGTGAAGTCCATTGCCCAGTCCTGCTCCGAGCATGACATCGAGCTGTGGAAACGACTGTTTGATGTGAACTTTTTCAGCATCGTCACCCTTGTGACGATGTGTCTACCCCTATTGAAGAGCTCGCCTCTGGTAAGCAACATCGTCTTTGTCGGCTCTGGAGCCAGTGTGAAACCATACAATGGATGGTCCGCGTACGGCTGCTCTAAAGCCGCACTGAATCATTTGGCCATGGACATCGCCAGCGAAGAGCCCAGTGACAAGGTTCGCACCGTGTGCATTGCCCCAGGCGTCGTGAACACACAGATGCAAAGGGATATTAGGGAGACGCTGGGTCCACAGGGCATGACACCCGATTCTCTGGAAAGATTTACCCAATTGCACAAGAATTCGATGCTGCTTGACCCAAAGGTCCCCGCAGCGGTGCTAGCGCAGCTGGCCCTAAAAGGCATTCCCGATGCCTTGAACGGCCAGTACCTCCGTTACAATGACGACCGTCTGGGACCCGTGCAAGGCTAG
- the HYR1 gene encoding peroxiredoxin HYR1 (similar to Saccharomyces cerevisiae HYR1 (YIR037W) and GPX1 (YKL026C); ancestral locus Anc_2.670) — MSEFYKLAPIDKKGQPFPFDQLKGKVVLIVNVASKCGFTPQYKELEALYKSYKDQGFTIIGFPCNQFGHQEPGSDEEIAQFCQLNYGVTFPIMKKTDVNGGNEDPVYKFLKSQKSGMLGLRGIKWNFEKFLIDKKGKVHERYSSLTKPSSLSETIEELLKEVD, encoded by the coding sequence atgTCAGAATTCTATAAGTTAGCTCCTATCGACAAGAAGGGTCagccttttccttttgacCAATTAAAGGGCAAAGTGGTTCTCATTGTCAATGTCGCTTCTAAATGTGGGTTCACTCCTCAGTACAAAGAGCTGGAAGCCCTGTACAAAAGTTACAAGGATCAAGGGTTTACTATCATCGGGTTTCCATGCAACCAGTTTGGCCATCAAGAGCCAGGTtccgatgaagaaattgccCAGTTCTGTCAATTAAACTATGGCGTGACCTTCCCcattatgaaaaaaactgaCGTTAATGGTGGTAACGAGGACCCCGTctacaaatttttgaagagtcAAAAATCTGGTATGTTGGGACTGAGAGGTATCAAATGGAACTTTGAGAAATTCTTGATCGATAAAAAGGGTAAAGTCCACGAGAGGTACTCTTCACTAACCAAGCCCTCTTCGCTGTCCGAAACCATTGAGGAACTGTTGAAAGAAGTGGATTAG
- the GTT1 gene encoding bifunctional glutathione transferase/peroxidase (similar to Saccharomyces cerevisiae GTT1 (YIR038C)), producing MSSPIIRVHWLEQSRAFRLLWLLDHLELEYEIIPYKRDAHFRAPPELKKIHPLGRSPLLEIEDRETGKKKILAESGFIFQYVLQHFDHSHVLMSGNSDIADQINYYLFYAEGSLQPPLMIEFVLSKVKDSGIPFPISYLAGKIADKISQAYSSGEMKNQFDFVEGEISKNNGYLVDGRLSGADILMSFPCQMAFQRKFAAPEDYPAISKWLKTITSEESYAVSKGKARALGSKF from the coding sequence ATGTCGTCGCCTATCATTAGGGTTCATTGGTTGGAACAATCCAGAGCATTCAGACTTTTGTGGTTACTAGACCATTTGGAACTTGAATACGAAATCATCCCTTATAAAAGAGATGCCCACTTCCGTGCTCCTCCagaattaaagaaaattcatcCATTGGGGAGATCTCCGTTGctggaaattgaagacaGAGAGACtggtaagaaaaagatactTGCCGAGTCTGGTTTCATATTCCAATATGTGTTGCAACATTTTGATCACTCTCACGTTTTAATGAGCGGAAACTCTGATATTGCCGATCAAATCAACTACTATTTGTTCTATGCGGAAGGTTCATTGCAGCCGCCCCTGATGATCGAGTTCGTTCTGTCAAAGGTGAAGGACTCCGGCATTCCCTTCCCCATTTCATATTTGGCGGGGAAAATAGCCGACAAGATTAGTCAAGCCTACTCCAGTGGTGAGATGAAGAACCAGTTCGACTTTGTAGAGGGcgaaatttccaaaaataatggGTACTTGGTTGACGGAAGATTGAGTGGTGCTGATATCCTAATGTCCTTCCCTTGTCAAATGGCCTTTCAAAGAAAGTTTGCTGCGCCTGAGGACTATCCTGCGATTTCCAAATGGTTAAAAACCATAACGTCGGAGGAATCGTATGCCGTCAGCAAGGGAAAGGCACGTGCCTTGGGTAGCAAGTTCTAA
- the SKDI09G2030 gene encoding uncharacterized protein, whose translation MDLSIICSELEKIQPQLYVNLDNDKISSYNGTRSLESEILGKQSKFLNRFSNAFESNTAQNVSVYFGVYSPLLYFTSTGISWITKKLISCSDDRGTRETVYLILKFLDASSASHNSPKVTSMPPLDYYAKLNGLQCGNDVLIQHIMSGISSDVKDNANTSQSIKFDKPTDWLMYGVLLMEKHHKTLDRASSNSLSLKNFLEQDELIFCLCVEYFERSIFSAMHDLTILKGLVSLMKHRYWIDDYFVLGRIICTMSRRSLDAGLNRWEYYIGQEEETAEENRKLWWDCYWWDRWFMLATGKQPLIPDEMTSCLFPKQVIGLGVDDSMDCFTLIDLVELDPVKLDICVSFGYILLTKIITMVFSGLLYNRKFTDYRLFAMPDTKDLNGTARQLKVEFLEINRIFQRVQDKIIPFLKHHSENTYIFELYTHFGFAKVCCFQGMESLILRIQNLLQSSEKAALDICIKQTRTQTFETSVDILTETIKSRDTSHIIKCSWFVYVILMSITSYFIENPRKTPVYYLSLMCGVIGLFNDVLMSFDIIDLKGNNAFYRKLKTGTTMSFILTRICCQVYTRSQETSNELLLHELEEFGQGCSDIGQAVLNIECIWYKNIIGNHKESSFRQEILNILDRDMGDLVNNKVIGVQGKNDNAANYWGFPVSNPGFPIGMDFGSLENFVTSNSLPDFLNVLWDDTELGISKGGRAE comes from the coding sequence ATGGACTTAAGCATTATCTGCTCCgagcttgaaaaaatacagcCTCAGTTGTACGTTAATCTAGACAACGATAAAATCAGTTCTTATAATGGGACGAGATCGTTAGAATCAGAGATCCTCGGGAAGCAGtccaagtttttgaacAGATTTTCCAATGCCTTTGAAAGTAATACTGCACAAAATGTTAGTGTATATTTTGGAGTCTATTCGCCGCTGTTATACTTTACTTCCACAGGTATTAGTTGGATAACCAAAAAGTTGATTTCATGCTCGGATGATAGGGGTACGAGAGAGACGGTCTActtgattttgaagtttCTTGACGCTAGCTCCGCCAGTCATAATAGTCCCAAGGTGACATCGATGCCTCCTCTAGATTATTATGCAAAGTTAAACGGACTTCAATGCGGCAACGATGTTCTAATTCAGCACATCATGTCAGGCATATCAAGTGATGTCAAAGATAACGCGAACACCTCTCAAAGTATCAAATTCGACAAACCGACAGACTGGTTGATGTACGGAGTCCTTCTTATGGAAAAACATCACAAGACTCTCGATCGTGCAAGTTCAAACtctttatctttgaaaaattttctagaGCAAGATGAGTTGATTTTTTGCCTTTGTGTAGAATATTTCGAGAGATCGATATTCTCAGCAATGCATGATTTGACTATTCTGAAAGGTTTGGTCTCGTTGATGAAACATAGATATTGGATTGATGATTACTTCGTTTTGGGAAGGATTATTTGCACAATGTCCAGGCGAAGCTTAGACGCCGGTTTAAACCGTTGGGAATACTACATTGGCCAAGAAGAGGAGACTGCAGAAGAGAATCGTAAGTTATGGTGGGATTGCTATTGGTGGGATAGATGGTTTATGTTAGCCACCGGCAAGCAGCCACTGATCCCAGATGAAATGACATCTTGTCTCTTCCCCAAACAGGTGATCGGACTGGGAGTAGATGACTCGATGGACTGTTTTACTTTGATAGATCTAGTCGAACTCGACCCAGTCAAACTTGATATTTgtgtttcttttggttATATTCTGTTGACAAAAATCATTACGATGGTATTTTCTGGGTTGCTTTATAATCGGAAATTTACAGACTACAGATTATTTGCAATGCCTGATACGAAAGATCTGAATGGGACTGCGCGACAGCTTAAGGTAGAGTTTTTGGAGATAaatagaatttttcagcgCGTACAAGATAAAATAATTCCTTTCCTTAAGCATCATTCTGAAAATACGTACATATTTGAATTATACACACATTTTGGATTTGCCAAAGTTTGTTGCTTTCAGGGAATGGAAAGTTTGATTTTGAGGATCCAGAACCTTTTACAATCAAGCGAGAAGGCCGCTCTCGATATATGCATAAAGCAAACAAGGACTCaaacttttgaaacttCTGTAGATATCTTAACGGAAACCATCAAGTCGAGAGATACATCCCATATTATTAAGTGTTCGTGGTTTGTATATGTGATCTTAATGAGCATTACTTCATACTTCATCGAGAATCCCAGAAAAACCCCCGTTTACTATTTATCTTTAATGTGTGGTGTAATTGGTCTGTTCAATGATGTGCTGATGAGTTTTGATATCATTGACCTCAAGGGCAATAACGCATTTTACAGAAAGTTAAAAACTGGGACAACGATGTCCTTCATTCTAACTCGCATTTGCTGCCAGGTATACACGCGATCGCAAGAAACCTCTAACGAGTTGCTATTACACGAGTTAGAAGAATTTGGTCAGGGATGCTCAGATATTGGTCAAGCAGTGCTGAATATTGAATGCATTTGGTACAAAAACATAATAGGCAATCACAAAGAGTCGAGTTTTCGTCAAGAAATTCTCAATATTCTTGATAGAGATATGGGTGATCTTGTAAATAACAAGGTTATAGGCGTACAGGGAAAAAACGACAATGCCGCAAACTATTGGGGGTTTCCAGTCAGTAACCCTGGATTTCCCATTGGCATGGATTTTGGAAGTCTCGAAAATTTTGTAACTTCGAACTCTTTACCAGACTTTCTTAATGTCCTTTGGGATGATACTGAACTAGGCATTTCCAAAGGGGGCCGCGCAGAGTAA
- the SKDI09G2040 gene encoding RTA1 domain-containing protein, producing MATDSDFVLYHYTPSKVAAIIFIVLFALMTIVYAVQSIYAARKASRILRLNPFEQVDDKTDVFRDDYYKKFKISSTACVFIPLFVGFIMEIVGYVGRALSSSDPTKITPYIIQSLLLLVAPALIAATIYMVFGRLLHVMRCQSLMLISARFGTTFFVVGDVFSFFLQAAGGGLMSKKGSTKTGSNLITAGLIVQIVFFGFFIINEIRFSVSVRRKCIFYGDISRKWFIVNASLLLSSVLILLRSIVRVVEFIQGFDGFIISHEYFIYVFDAVPMLLVIIAFCVGSFYGNIFDVIAECQTLTTTDSA from the coding sequence ATGGCTACTGACTCCGACTTCGTTCTTTACCATTATACGCCCAGCAAGGTTGCTGCGATTATATTCATCGTGCTCTTTGCTCTAATGACGATTGTCTATGCTGTACAAAGTATATATGCTGCAAGGAAGGCTTCCAGAATACTTAGATTAAACCCGTTTGAACAAGTGGACGATAAAACTGATGTTTTCAGGGATGAttattacaaaaaattcaaaatctcATCGACAGCCTGTGTGTTTATACCTCTTTTCGTTGGTTTTATCATGGAGATTGTTGGATATGTCGGCAGAGCATTATCCAGTTCCGATCCTACAAAAATAACACCATATATCATCCAATCCCTTCTTTTATTGGTTGCTCCAGCACTAATCGCGGCCACAATTTACATGGTTTTTGGGAGATTATTACACGTCATGAGATGCCAGTCCTTGATGCTAATCTCCGCACGTTTCGGTACGACATTTTTTGTCGTTGGTGATGTGTTCAGCTTCTTTTTACAAGCCGCAGGCGGTGGGCTGATGTCAAAGAAAGGATCGACAAAGACTGGCTCAAATCTCATAACTGCCGGTCTTATTGTACAGATAgtattttttggatttttcattattaatGAAATAAGATTTTCAGTTAGTGTCAGAAGGAAGTGCATCTTCTATGGCGATATTTCCAGAAAATGGTTCATTGTAAATGCTTCCTTATTATTAAGCAGTGTGTTGATTTTATTACGTTCTATTGTCAGAGTCGTTGAATTTATTCAAGGATTCGATggttttattatttccCACGAGTATTTCATATATGTCTTCGATGCAGTGCCGATGCTGCTGGTGATCATAGCTTTTTGTGTGGGTTCCTTCTACGGCAACATATTTGATGTGATAGCAGAATGTCAAACTTTAACTACTACAGACTCTGCCTAA
- the SKDI09G2050 gene encoding sugar porter family MFS transporter — protein MSSSQFSVESDTNIRDASNDDVHVAPPVEKEWSDDLDENEVLNIGQLEAPKRGFLGYLTIYLLCIPISFGGFLPGWDSGITAGFINMDNFKMNFGSYKHSTGEYYLSNVRMGLLVAMFSIGCAIGGLIFAQLADRIGRRLAIVIVVLVYMIGAIIQISSSHKWYQYFVGKIIYGLGAGGCSVLCPMLLSEIAPKDLRGGLISLYQLNMTFGIFLGYCSVYGTRKYDNTAQWRVPLGLCFLWALIIIIGMLLVPESPRYLIEREKHEEARASIAKINKVSAEDPWVHGEAEAIIAGVLAQRELGEASWKELFSVKTKVLQRLITGILIQTFLQLTGENYFFFYGTTIFKSVGLTDGFETSIVLGTVNFFSTIIAVMVVDKIGRRKCLLFGAAGMMACMVIFASIGVKCLYPHGEDAPSSKGAGNAMIVFTCFYIFCFASTWAPVAYIVVAESFPSKVKSRAMSISTAFNWLWQFLIGFFTPFITGSIHFYYGYVFVGCLVAMFLYVFFFLPETIGLSLEEIQLLYEDGVKPWKSASWVPPSRRGSSSEEVETQKKDWRKFLKFSKSSD, from the coding sequence atgtctAGCTCGCAATTTTCTGTTGAGAGCGATACAAACATTCGAGATGCTTCCAATGATGACGTTCATGTGGCACCACCTGTAGAGAAGGAGTGGTCGGACGACCTTGATGAAAACGAGGTCCTGAATATAGGGCAACTGGAAGCCCCAAAGAGAGGTTTTCTGGGCTATCTTACCATCTACCTACTGTGTATTCCTATATCTTTCGGGGGGTTTCTACCTGGCTGGGATAGTGGTATTACCGCAGGCTTCATCAACATggacaatttcaaaatgaacttCGGATCCTACAAGCACAGCACTGGAGAGTATTATTTGAGCAACGTGCGTATGGGTCTTCTTGTAGCAATGTTTAGTATTGGGTGTGCCATAGGGGGCCTTATTTTTGCCCAACTGGCCGACAGAATAGGCAGAAGGTTAGCAATTGTGATCGTGGTGTTGGTGTATATGATCGGTGCTATTATCCAGATTAGTTCAAGCCACAAATGGTACCAATACTTTGTTGGTAAGATTATTTATGGTCTCGGTGCTGGTGGTTGTTCGGTGTTGTGTCCGATGCTTCTGTCTGAAATAGCTCCCAAGGACCTAAGAGGTGGGCTTATCTCGTTGTATCAACTGAACATGACCTTTGGTATCTTCCTAGGTTACTGTAGTGTTTATGGGACAAGAAAATACGATAACACCGCACAATGGAGGGTGCCTCTTGGGCTATGCTTCTTGTGGGCTCTGATTATCATCATTGGTATGTTATTAGTTCCAGAGTCACCAAGATATCTGATTGAACGTGAAAAACATGAGGAAGCACGTGCTTCCATTGCCAAGATCAACAAGGTTTCAGCAGAAGATCCATGGGTACATGGAGAGGCAGAAGCAATTATTGCTGGTGTGCTTGCCCAAAGGGAGCTAGGGGAAGCCTCATGGAAAGAGCTTTTCTCAGTGAAAACCAAAGTGCTTCAGCGTTTGATTACCGGGATACTTATACAGACCTTCCTGCAACTTACCGGTGAGaactactttttcttctacgGAACtaccattttcaaatcagTCGGGCTTACTGATGGTTTCGAGACCTCAATCGTCCTGGGTACagtgaatttcttttccactATTATTGCCGTTATGGTCGTGGACAAAATTGGTCGTCGTAAGTGTCTGCTATTCGGGGCAGCTGGGATGATGGCGTGTATGGTCATTTTCGCAAGTATCGGTGTGAAATGTCTTTACCCACACGGTGAGGATGCTCCTTCTTCGAAGGGTGCAGGTAATGCTATGATTGTGTTTACCTGTTTCTACATATTCTGCTTTGCAAGTACATGGGCTCCTGTTGCTTATATTGTGGTTGCCGAGTCGTTCCCTTCGAAGGTCAAGTCTAGAGCTATGTCGATTTCGACTGCCTTTAACTGGCTATGGCAATTTTTGATTGGTTTCTTCACACCATTTATTACCGGATCTATCCATTTCTACTATGGTTATGTGTTTGTGGGCTGCTTGGTTGCTATGTTTTtgtatgttttctttttcttaccaGAAACAATTGGGTTATCCCTAGAGGAGATTCAACTATTGTATGAGGACGGTGTGAAACCATGGAAATCTGCATCTTGGGTGCCACCTTCAAGGAGAGGAAGCTCTTCCGAAGAAGTTGAGACTCAGAAGAAGGACTGGaggaaatttttgaagttctcgAAGAGTTCTGATTGA
- the SKDI09G2060 gene encoding mannitol dehydrogenase family protein produces the protein MTKQNETKTASLNAKTLKSFQSALPIPTYNREGVKQGIVHLGVGAFHRSHLAVFMHRLMQDHNLKDWSICGVGLMKPDAAMRDAMKAQDCLYTVVERGIKDANAYVVGSITAYMYAPDDPRAVIEKMASPDTHIVSLTVTENGYYHSEATNSLMADAPEIVNDLNHPEKPDTLYGYLYEALLLRYKKGLTPFTIMSCDNMPQNGVTVKTMLVAFAKLKKDEKFAAWIEDKVTSPNSMVDRVTPRCTDKERKYVADTWGIKDQCPVVAEPFIQWVLEDNFSDGRPPWELVGVQVVKDVDSYELMKLRLLNGGHSAMGYLGYLAGYTYIHEVVNDPTINKYIRVLMHEEVIPLLPKVPGVDFEEYTASVLERFSNPAIQDTVARICLMGSGKMPKYVLPSIYEQLRKPNGKYKLLAVCVAGWFRYLTGVDMDGKPFEIEDPMAPILKAAAVKGGRDPHELLNIEVLFSPEIRENKAFVAQLTHSLETVYDKGPLAAVNEILDQV, from the coding sequence atgacaaaacaaaacgaaACAAAAACTGCCAGTTTGAACGCTAAAACTCTCAAGAGTTTTCAATCTGCCTTACCAATACCTACTTACAACAGAGAAGGTGTTAAACAAGGGATCGTCCATCTAGGGGTCGGTGCATTCCACCGTTCCCATTTGGCCGTTTTCATGCATCGCTTGATGCAGGACCACAATTTGAAAGACTGGTCCATCTGCGGTGTTGGTTTAATGAAGCCAGATGCTGCTATGCGCGATGCCATGAAGGCCCAAGATTGCCTGTACACCGTCGTGGAGCGCGGTATCAAAGACGCCAATGCCTACGTTGTCGGTTCCATTACTGCCTATATGTACGCACCCGATGATCCAAGAGctgttattgaaaagatggcCAGTCCAGACACACACATTGTATCTCTGACCGTCACCGAAAACGGTTACTACCACAGTGAGGCAACAAACTCTTTGATGGCTGATGCTCCCGAGATTGTCAACGATCTGAATCACCCAGAGAAGCCGGACACTCTCTACGGGTACCTGTATGAGGCTCTATTACTGCGTTACAAAAAGGGCCTCACTCCCTTTACCATCATGTCGTGCGATAACATGCCCCAGAACGGTGTCACAGTCAAGACTATGCTTGTTGCGTTCGCCAAGCTaaagaaggatgaaaaatttgctgCTTGGATTGAAGATAAAGTTACTTCTCCCAACAGCATGGTTGATCGTGTGACACCACGCTGTACCGACAAGGAGCGTAAGTACGTCGCTGACACATGGGGTATTAAGGACCAATGTCCGGTTGTTGCCGAGCCTTTCATCCAATGGGTTCTTGAAGACAACTTCTCTGACGGTCGTCCTCCTTGGGAACTTGTTGGCGTCCAGGTTGTCAAGGACGTGGACTCCTATGAATTGATGAAGCTACGTCTGCTTAACGGTGGGCACTCCGCTATGGGATACTTGGGATACTTGGCAGGCTACACCTATATACATGAGGTTGTCAACGACCCAACTATCAACAAGTATATCCGTGTTCTAATGCATGAGGAAGTTATCCCATTGTTACCCAAAGTGCCAGGCGTCGATTTCGAAGAGTACACTGCGTCTGTGTTGGAAAGATTCTCTAACCCAGCAATTCAGGACACCGTTGCCCGTATCTGTTTGATGGGCTCAGGTAAGATGCCTAAGTACGTTTTACCCTCCATCTACGAGCAGCTACGTAAACCAAATGGCAAGTACAAGCTTCTGGCCGTGTGTGTTGCTGGTTGGTTCCGTTATCTGACTGGTGTTGATATGGACGGAAAACCATTTGAAATTGAGGATCCTATGGCCCCAATTTTGAAGGCAGCTGCCGTTAAGGGCGGTAGAGATCCCCACGAATTGCTGAACATCGAAGTCCTTTTCAGTCCTGAGATTCGTGAAAACAAAGCCTTTGTTGCGCAGTTAACCCACTCGCTCGAGACAGTCTATGATAAAGGGCCACTTGCCGCTGTGAACGAAATTCTAGATCAAGTGTGA